A single genomic interval of Rosistilla ulvae harbors:
- a CDS encoding DUF1559 domain-containing protein has protein sequence MVRIPKRGPKGFTLVELLVVIAIIGILVGLLLPAVQAAREAARRMSCSNNMKQLGLALHNYHDTYKAFPASPGSFGVTKLDGSKEGWLAWSGLASILPYVEQQPLYDKIDFRHTWNAGTGNVEARRTRLDAFLCPSDPGAAAEWSTDLAPSSYGLSRGPQTTWNVTSGSEGGFTDGEAWMSFADITDGSSNTIAAGETVIGRNQGTTWDPTTPERESYGWTVRLGSNLTHSLGGNANVFRNTAAYVTEINTYYDSCVAAYQAGTGGGYNEANRNNQYWAVGRTAQGPTITTLVGPNKGPACDNDTSVTVATVKDPTGYHPGGVMMLRADGSVSFEAETIDQSLWIALGSIRGGETTN, from the coding sequence ATGGTCCGTATCCCTAAACGAGGCCCGAAGGGCTTCACATTGGTTGAATTGTTGGTGGTGATTGCCATCATCGGTATTTTGGTTGGGCTTTTATTGCCAGCGGTTCAGGCAGCCCGAGAAGCCGCGCGTCGGATGTCCTGTTCGAACAACATGAAGCAACTCGGTTTGGCGCTTCACAACTACCACGACACCTACAAGGCATTTCCGGCATCGCCAGGTTCGTTTGGAGTGACCAAGCTAGATGGAAGCAAGGAAGGCTGGCTTGCTTGGAGCGGTCTCGCGAGTATTCTGCCCTACGTTGAACAACAACCTCTGTACGACAAGATCGATTTCCGGCACACCTGGAATGCGGGAACCGGCAACGTCGAAGCTCGGCGAACTCGATTGGACGCGTTCTTGTGCCCCAGCGATCCAGGCGCAGCAGCAGAATGGTCGACCGATCTTGCTCCGAGTTCTTACGGCCTGTCGCGTGGACCACAAACCACCTGGAACGTAACCTCGGGCTCCGAAGGCGGTTTCACCGATGGCGAGGCCTGGATGTCGTTCGCTGATATCACCGATGGTTCGTCCAACACCATTGCCGCGGGTGAGACCGTGATCGGCCGCAACCAGGGAACCACTTGGGATCCTACCACTCCAGAGCGTGAGAGTTACGGATGGACAGTGCGATTGGGAAGCAATCTAACCCATTCGCTTGGCGGCAACGCGAACGTCTTCCGCAACACGGCGGCCTACGTCACCGAAATCAACACCTACTACGACAGCTGCGTTGCGGCCTATCAAGCCGGAACTGGTGGTGGCTACAACGAAGCGAATCGCAACAACCAATACTGGGCGGTTGGACGAACGGCTCAGGGACCAACGATTACAACTTTGGTTGGGCCTAACAAAGGTCCGGCTTGCGATAACGATACGTCGGTGACCGTTGCTACTGTCAAAGACCCAACCGGATACCATCCCGGTGGCGTCATGATGCTTCGAGCGGACGGTTCGGTTTCCTTTGAAGCCGAGACGATTGACCAATCGCTTTGGATTGCCCTGGGATCGATTCGCGGTGGCGAGACCACCAACTAA
- a CDS encoding Lpg1974 family pore-forming outer membrane protein, with translation MGTRSLFLATVVGVSSFWTYSGADLFAQQAIDLVFAVEEAVSTLASDRRYQIDNGGLLYSDAETFRSEFPCDAGSCDGYSSGSCDGGWVRNDCEIPWWVHRSGIFGEFLYLRPGDTDIVYAIEQNDTTTNAFPTGPVGIAAIDMAPGYRVGFALACSLTSSLVARYTHWDGDTQDRIIRNNANVLNSQIIHPSTFTTGGNSLQSSATTGIEFDLIDAQYRHKLFCSDTTIFNVSGGFRYGKMEQTMLAQQEVSVATGLVSVETDVDFHGFGFLLGLDAERRSAKTGMLCYSKGEASFLGGEWTGDYRQTHQFAGGSVTNEYEDFRISPVLETELGIGWQNKSGCIRATAGYMASWWCNGLSTRKYVDGVRSASALNLDETIAFIGLSTRLEIRY, from the coding sequence ATGGGGACTCGAAGTCTGTTTTTGGCAACGGTCGTGGGGGTAAGCAGCTTCTGGACATACTCGGGGGCCGATCTCTTCGCACAGCAGGCGATCGATCTGGTCTTCGCCGTCGAGGAGGCTGTTTCGACGCTTGCCAGCGATCGACGATACCAAATCGATAACGGTGGGTTGCTCTACAGCGATGCCGAAACGTTTCGTTCCGAATTTCCATGCGATGCGGGCAGCTGCGATGGCTACAGCTCGGGGAGCTGCGATGGCGGTTGGGTGCGGAACGATTGCGAAATCCCGTGGTGGGTTCATCGATCGGGGATATTCGGTGAATTTCTTTACCTTCGCCCAGGCGACACCGACATCGTCTATGCCATCGAACAGAACGACACTACGACAAACGCTTTTCCGACCGGACCTGTTGGGATTGCCGCGATCGATATGGCGCCGGGCTATCGAGTGGGGTTCGCGTTGGCCTGTTCGTTAACAAGCAGTTTGGTGGCTCGTTACACGCACTGGGATGGAGACACCCAAGACCGGATCATCCGCAATAACGCCAACGTTTTGAATTCACAGATCATCCATCCCAGCACCTTCACCACCGGGGGAAACAGTTTGCAGTCGAGTGCTACGACTGGGATTGAGTTCGATCTGATCGACGCCCAATACCGCCACAAATTGTTTTGCTCCGACACCACGATCTTCAACGTCTCGGGTGGTTTTCGGTATGGAAAGATGGAACAAACAATGTTGGCACAGCAGGAAGTCTCGGTCGCCACGGGACTAGTCAGCGTCGAAACCGATGTCGACTTCCATGGTTTTGGCTTTTTGTTGGGGCTCGACGCCGAGCGACGCAGCGCTAAGACCGGAATGTTGTGCTACAGCAAGGGAGAAGCGTCGTTTCTGGGGGGCGAATGGACCGGCGATTACCGGCAAACGCATCAATTTGCCGGCGGGAGCGTCACCAACGAATACGAAGACTTTCGGATCAGTCCGGTTCTAGAAACCGAACTCGGCATCGGCTGGCAAAACAAATCGGGATGCATCCGCGCGACAGCCGGCTACATGGCCTCGTGGTGGTGTAATGGACTCTCGACCCGCAAGTATGTCGACGGCGTTCGCAGCGCCAGTGCATTGAATCTCGACGAAACGATCGCTTTCATCGGACTCTCGACACGATTAGAGATTCGTTACTAA